The following is a genomic window from Nitrosomonas communis.
GATTATGACGTAAATGCTCGCTTTCGGCCAAAGCCTCCTGAAACCGCAGGCGCAATTTTGCTTCGATCCGCGAATGGTGTTGTTTCTGGAGTTCCATCGCTGTTTCTAATTCGGCATACTCTTTCTCCAGCTGAGCTAATCTACGAGTATCAGCAGCCTGATTTGCTCCCATATGGTGAGAATGCATATGCATATCCGCATAGATTTTTCCTCTGGTATCATCGCTAATTCGTTTGTGCGTCAGAGCGGCCCACAAAGCGCCTGCAATTTCTCCCTGTACAAAACATTTTTTCCACAGATCGAATACTGCAGCATCTGTTTTAGCAGATTCGAAACGAGTAAGCGCAGTCTGATACTTTGAGTCGAGGTACTTCTGAATCGCTTCGGAGGCGGGGTTACGTGTAGCCACACAATTCACTGCTTCGACATGCAATAAAAATACATCGGTTATCGACGCTTCAAAATGAAATCGCCGGGCAAAACGTATTAACTCATCTTTCGATAAACAGGTGCCCACAATCGGGCAGCGATTAGCTTCTTTAAGCTCCCAAATTTTGCTGCGTTTGATTGGCGATAATTCAGTTTCAGTGTTTAATTGGGGGATAGGAGCCAAAATCTGATTGTCTGCCAATAAGGGGTCTACTATTGACAGTATCGGCAAGAAAGGTGCATTCATAGCAAAGCCGTCTCCATTCGTATTAGTTACGTACTCAATCAAGTAAAGCAGAAAAAGAATGATGTTCGAGAGATACACTCCCAGTTCAAGCGGGTACGTACCTGGCACCTAATCGCCCACAAATCTGATAACGAGCTATATATCGCTTTACGAGATTAGATGTAATTACGCATGCAGTTAGTTGTTTAATTAAGCAAGCTGCAAAGCGTAGACTTGAAGTTTGTGAGAAATGACACCCTCTGCTCTCAATCAGCCCTAATTTTTTATCCATAAAACCATCTCCTAGTCATTGAAATAATGGCTGGCTGACAAGCAATATGCGCTTTTGTTGGCTGGCTAAATCAAATTTCTTTTTAATGAAAAATCAATAAGGTTGCGGTAGTAATAATATGAGTGCTCGCGCCCCTTTTATTTTCAAATCATATTTGACATTAACATCAAATTCAAATGACTCTTCATGATTTGCAAATAATAATCATTATTATTTGCAGTGTAAATAACATTTATCGCTTATTTTTCTGAAAATAAATTCAGGAGCTATCTTGCATAACACAAAGTCTTGAAAATTCACCCGGCCTATGCCCTCCTCTAACAGGTTTGTGAGTGAACACAAGTACGCCAGGAAAGATTTAATTATGCTGGTGCTCTCTTTATTCTTGATTACTTTCTATCAGAAAATAATAAAATTGGAGCTGAGGATTTTTATTGCCTAACTTGATTTTTTTGATCTGATAGACAGAAATAACAGCTCGATTCATTTTCCTTGCTTTATGAGATTAAAAAAATTACAAATAGGTAACCCATAATGCAAATGCATATAATTTGGAATGTTAGAATTATTTCTATTTTTACATTTTGCAGCACGCACACTGAGATTTTATAATGTAATGAAACCCAAAAATGTTGGATATCTCATATATTAAAGCGCTCACATATACTTATTCTCCTTGCCTGAAATTTTTATAATGCGCCCCATACTGGACATCGCCGCAGCACTTGATCTACACCCAGATGCACTGATGTGCTATGGCGAGCATATGGCAAAACTTCGGTTAAGTGCCTTACCAAAGAAAGAGGCTAAGCCAAAGGGAAAAATCATCCTGGTTTCAGCGATTAATCCCACTCGTAGTGGTGAGGGAAAAACCACAGTTTCTATCGGTTTGGCACAAGGTCTTGCGCGCATCGGTCAGCGTGTAGCACTTGCCTTACGCGAACCCTCGCTGGGGCCTATCTTTGGCGTCAAGGGAGGCGGTACCGGTGGTGACCGTTGCCAGCTCGAGCCTTCAACACGCATCAATATGCATTTCACGGGGGATCTGCATGCCATCGGCGCCGCACACAATCTGCTGGCCGCCTTACTGGACAACGCTATCCATTTTCGCAGCGAACTTGATCTGGAGCACCGCCAAGTGTTTTGGCGCCGTGTGCTGGATGTGAACGACCGCGCCCTGCGTCAGACCGTGATTGGACTAGGCGGACGCCTTAATGGTGTCCCGCGCGAGACCGGCTTTGACATCACCGCAGCTTCAGAAGTCATGGCCATCCTGTGTCTATCTGAGGACTTGGCTGATTTAAAGGCTCGGCTGGGACGTATTCTGGTTGGATTTGATCGCGCAGGCAATGCGGTCACAGCCCAGAGTCTTCAGGCAACAGGCGCAATGGCAGCGCTGCTGCAGGATGCCATTCTGCCGAATCTAGTGCAATCTACCGAAGGTGTGCCCGCTTTTGTGCATGGCGGTCCATTTGGCAACATTGCCCACGGTTGCAATAGCGTGATCGCTACCAGGACCGCCGCCGCCTGCGCGGATTTTGCCGTGACAGAAGCGGGCTTCGGCTTTGACCTGGGGGCCGAGAAGTTTTTTGACATAAAATGCCGCAGCTCTGGCCTATGGCCCAGTGTGGTCGTCCTGGTAGTCACCGCCCGTGCTTTAAGAATCCATGGTGGCGGTGACCCGGCCTCCCCCGGCCCCATTCAGGAAATCGAACGAGGCTTGGCACACCTGGAGCATCATGTTCATAGCGTGCGCGCCTTTGGCTTTGAACCGGTCATCGCCATCAATTGCTTTGAAGGCGACACCCAACAAGAACTGGCTACCATCGAAAAAGGGTGTACCCAGCTTGGACTCACTGCCGCCCTCTTTACCGGTTATACCGATGGAGGCGCTGGGGCTGAAGCGTTAGCGCATGCAGTTATTGCTGCCGTCGCTCAGTCGACACCGCCTGTACGTTATCTTTATGATTTGGATTCTCCTCCTGAAGAGAAGATCGCCGCCATCGCTCGCACTATCTATGGCGCTAGCCATATCGAGCTCAGTCGCACCGCAAGAAAGGATCTTGAACGGATTCGCTCACTGGGTTACGATCAACTCCCCATCTGTATTGCCAAGAGTCACTTATCATTGAGCGGCGACCCAACTTTAGGGAATCATCTTAGTAAATTTATATTGCCAGTTGAATCAGTACGCATCGCTGCAGGTGCCGGTTACCTGCTGGTACTGACTGGTGACATTGTCACTATGCCTGGGTTACCGCATGATCCGGCTGCACATCGAATTGATTTGTCTGAGGATGGAGAGATTATGGGCATTTGACTGTCCTGTCTTGTTGTGCATTCCTAAAAAAGCTGTTTTCTCAGCCGCAGAAATGCATGTTGCCGAACAGTATAGTTTGTTAAGATTAATCCCTAAAAAGCGCCAACTGACGCAGAATGTTGCATAAAGTTTATAGACTGCGCTACACAATAAAACATTCAAAATGTGTAGTAATTTCATTTCCAAATCAAACCTGATTTTATCGATTCTCCTTGCCGTATTATTCATACTGACTGCAGCTCGCTTTCGCGTCATTTTAGCCCATGCGGGAGAATCTATAACATGCATAGTATATGCGAATGTTTCCTGTAACTTACGTTTCTTACTTCATGTGCCTCCTTCCATGGCCTAACGCCTAGTTAACCGGCAGCGCGTGCGGAGAACGTGACGTACGCGTTGAACTGATAGTCATGAATAGATGTTTGCTCCCAAGGAAAATTCATTGAAGGCAGGCCAGCAGACTAATTGAAGGGAATATCTTTGCTAAGAGCTTGATTGCAATTACTTGCCCGGGCGTTGTAAGGGTGAGTTGGTGGAGATTATTCTGATCGTAGAATTTCAGAGCCTCAACCATCCTTGGGTGATTTAATTCAACATCAGTTTGTTGTAGATGAAGGTATTTCTTCTTCATCTCGCTAAAGGTGTTGCCACCCATGATATTTATATAGTTGCCAACTCCAATTGACGCCATGGTTTTTAGCTTTGACGACGTCATGCCCACACACTTCGATAGGAATCGATCATATATAGC
Proteins encoded in this region:
- a CDS encoding DUF2325 domain-containing protein, producing MPGTYPLELGVYLSNIILFLLYLIEYVTNTNGDGFAMNAPFLPILSIVDPLLADNQILAPIPQLNTETELSPIKRSKIWELKEANRCPIVGTCLSKDELIRFARRFHFEASITDVFLLHVEAVNCVATRNPASEAIQKYLDSKYQTALTRFESAKTDAAVFDLWKKCFVQGEIAGALWAALTHKRISDDTRGKIYADMHMHSHHMGANQAADTRRLAQLEKEYAELETAMELQKQHHSRIEAKLRLRFQEALAESEHLRHNQKEIVALKARLSAIESGKTMTEMGQRLMKLSMENERLKSVAHQADNLDQLLQDAHNQIAALIDECKVLTTERDALERFLLSDSSCKDSCNHPNAHDTSQLKDCCVVCVGGRIAQLPQYRMLAEQMGIRLTHHDGGQQHALSRLPEMINSADAVICPTDCVSHAAYYQLKRLCKRHGKPCLLFKGKGVASFASALIRLSLGQVSLNADTRELLAEGISK
- a CDS encoding formate--tetrahydrofolate ligase — protein: MPEIFIMRPILDIAAALDLHPDALMCYGEHMAKLRLSALPKKEAKPKGKIILVSAINPTRSGEGKTTVSIGLAQGLARIGQRVALALREPSLGPIFGVKGGGTGGDRCQLEPSTRINMHFTGDLHAIGAAHNLLAALLDNAIHFRSELDLEHRQVFWRRVLDVNDRALRQTVIGLGGRLNGVPRETGFDITAASEVMAILCLSEDLADLKARLGRILVGFDRAGNAVTAQSLQATGAMAALLQDAILPNLVQSTEGVPAFVHGGPFGNIAHGCNSVIATRTAAACADFAVTEAGFGFDLGAEKFFDIKCRSSGLWPSVVVLVVTARALRIHGGGDPASPGPIQEIERGLAHLEHHVHSVRAFGFEPVIAINCFEGDTQQELATIEKGCTQLGLTAALFTGYTDGGAGAEALAHAVIAAVAQSTPPVRYLYDLDSPPEEKIAAIARTIYGASHIELSRTARKDLERIRSLGYDQLPICIAKSHLSLSGDPTLGNHLSKFILPVESVRIAAGAGYLLVLTGDIVTMPGLPHDPAAHRIDLSEDGEIMGI